In Theileria equi strain WA chromosome 3, complete sequence, the genomic window GATGATGAGTGGTTTGATAATGTAGATTTGATATTAGATGAATTCGCCACAGCAAGTAGCTGTGATATAAAACGAAGGCATTGTGAAGAATCAATTTCGTTTTATACACTGTTATGTAAAAGATTTATTTCTTTATCAAGGGAGAATAAAAATCGCGTACTGGAAATATTGAAGACGTTGTCTCCTACTTTGGATCTTTCACCCCTTCAGAAGTTATATAATATAACATCTGAATCCattagagaatataaaacAAATGAACATGATATAAATCTCTATGCAAACAGATTTTTAAAGGAACATCTTGAAAATGGTGATTTTTGTAAGCAAAAACTTCTTCTAGTTATAAAAAATTTCATTTCAGTTAAAACCCTTTCTCTTTCAACTAGGCAATGTTATGTAAGTTTCCCATTACCACTTATAATATATATACATAGGTGATTGCATGTAAATTATACAATGCTTACGCCAGCCAAATTTCTAGTGAATACGTATGGGACGTTTTTACGGGTTCAGACATAAACAATAGAACCATTCCAAGATATAGGAATGAGTTTGATCCGAATCATAAATATAGATATGGGAGTACATCTGTAAAGGGTTACGAGTCATTTTTGTCATCTGTAATCATCAAAAAGAACGCCGTACCGCACAGGTTTGTCTAATTTTATACTATCGATTAAATACAGCGGTCATGATTTGAGATCCATTGAGATGATGTTACTGAAAGAACCATGTAGTAGTGAATCCACCATTTGTGAATTATGCTTGGATCATTGCCAGAACAATTTTGGTACAGACGACTCACCCAGTATTTGGTAAGCGCAAACTAAAGGATAAATATACATCTAGGTTTGATTCCGTCTTTGAACTTGTGAACACACAAGATGTTGGTAGCGGCAGTAAATTTTTATTAAGTTTGGATATATTGCGTCACTTTCTCACTCCTTGTCAGAGACTGGTCATTTTGGGTCTCATTGCTAGTATGACAAAGTCAGACTTAGCTGATACGAtaacatttaaaacatttaaaGCCGAAATGCTGAAGGCCAAATGTAAGGAATGAATATCATCGGGCTAGATAACTTTATGAACACACATCAGACTAAAGTTCGTATAATAGACAGTAAAGCATATTGaaaacatttatatattGTTATACATATGAAATAGATGGACTATAACGTAAATTTTGTGCACATTCTCAATACATATGTTGACAGCGTGTTTACTGTCTCAGAATCTCGGGAAGATTCTAATGATATTTCTGGAGGacaaaatttacaagaagAACACCTTGACATACCATTTTTTCACAAATCTGCATATTTTTTCTTCACGGCGCTTATTGTCTGTCTTTTGATTGTACTGTGTGCACTGAGCATTAATTTTAAATCACTGTTTATGTCCAACAAGTCTATAAAAACTGCTATAGAGGATCTAATAGCCCCAAATGAAGTAGGCTATAAAAAGATTCTTCACTCTTTGGAACATGGATATCTGCAGGAACTTAACATGAGCACCTCAAAATCCAAGGGTAGTATGCATAACAAAACGGCAGATATAGATATTGAGTTAGATAGATTGACGGAGACTATAAAATATCGTGATATTAGGACAGAGTTTGATGTTGGATCTTGGTTACAGTTTGCCCTTATTCCCTCAGTCGTTGACGGATTAAACTTATACAACAGACTGTTAGGAGAAACGATACTTTTAACATTTGTGCGATCCGATAACgaaatatttaaatataatATAGACAAAGATATGTTCAAAAAACATGGAACAATATTTAATTCACAGTTTGAAGTCATGGACGACAATGATTCGTTTGACTTTACAtataaatatcaaaatGACCTCGAAAACAAGCACACGCAAAATGCCAGTAACTATCAGTATGTTCAGGGTAATAGTGTAGATGAAATGCTTAACTCATTAATGCAGGGAGCTGGTTATTTGGATAtatttccatattttccTTTAAATTCTATATTGTCTCATGACTCTACCCAATTGGTTTCAGTTGATATGCTCACACATAATGTTATCTCAGGGATAATTAGCCACATTAGTGTTGGTTTCAACTTCACTAAACTCAACAATATAGTTCAGGGAAGGAGTATTTCCGATTTTATCATAAGCAAAAGCATAAAaatttcatcctttagtATTTCTGCTAGCACATCATGTCTTATAATATATTTGTTGTTATTGCTTATTGTCATATTGTACTTTTTTTATAccttttatatttataggAAATACTCAAAACTCTTCTTTTACTTTGATTATGTTTTGGAGTTTACTTCCAAAATATCACTTTTATTATCTCTTGTACTTTACAATATAATTTACGGATTTAGAAAGTCCACAATGCCACGCGTTCATTCTATAGATTGCACCTCCGGATATTGTATACCTTCCGTACGAGTTGGAAATGACAATATTTTCGATAAGAATTATATTAGTTCAACAAATTTCAATGTAATTAGACCAAAGATTGAGAAAGCTATAAATATAACTGGaattttttgtttttttaCGCTGATTGCAattatttcatcttcagtaTTAATGTGGGTTTTTCTGAACAAGAAAAGGAAACTAACATTTCTCTTGAAGAAATACGTATTTCATCTGAAAATTCCATTTCTTTCGTtaatttgtggaatatcTCTTTCTATATCTCTTATATCCTCTTACAGTGCATCTGAAACGCACATTCTTGAGACATCCATTATATCTTTTTGGCAACACATTATCAATACTTTTAGCCTCCTATCTGGAGTTTCTGATGATTTAACTTCCAATTTTATCGCAGCAAATAACCTTAATTCATCGACACTTGTAATTGTAGCACTTTTCATATCCTTCTATTTTGGATTTCTATTTTTCTCATCACTACTACTTGCTATAAACCCCCAAAAAAACGCTGTAATTCTAGACACCAGGAAGTTGGATGGACCTTTCGATAATTTTAGGTTATTACAATTACAAAAAGGATTTGCACATGTGGCTCACCGTATAGTTACAAAGTACAATGTTAGAATTATAAGGGCATTGATAAACAATCAATCGACGGACACTATTAGCCTAGAAGAAATTAGTTCTAACTACCCTAGTGGAGAGGGGTCCTTTAAACAATCTTACACaagaaaagtttgtaaatgtCTTTGTCACGCTTTAATAATTGTTGgaattatattttattcacttaaagaatataaaaataataaCATGGAGCAAATAATTAGCAATTCAATGAGTAATACAATAAATGAACGTCTATTTGAGTGGAACTACAGATTCgtattttattcttctGTGAGATATGACTTAGGAGTTAAGaaaaaatatgatgattCTTCAGCAATAATCCTAATAGGGAACGTTAGAACGATCTTGAAGAACGATAGAATCATACATAGGAATGATTTGTTAAGTATTTTAGATGAAAACCACATTGGTAAATTATTCAAACAAGGCCAAAATGGAAAACTATCATTTATTAGTTCAAGATATTATATTGCACCAGATAATTCGCCATTGTTAATTTCATTTGGTTTGCGTTCTAATCCGTCAGCACCGTTATTTTCGAACTTTGAAATATTAAAGAATCTTACTGCGCACTTGATATCATCAAACGAAAATTATTTTGGGTTGAAACGTTTATTTTCAGACGGCGTTAATAATTTTCCAGATATCGTCAAACACATGGATGTTGAATTTAACGTAGTGGATTCAATGTGTGAGAACAAACTCTACACCGCCAAGCTTTCTATGGAATTTGACGATTCTGGGTTGTTAACATATAAAGTATCCGTTAATGATGTTTTAGGTCTCTCTATTCCGCATAAACCctccaaaatatttatacttGGATTCTTTATTATTACTCTTCTGACACTTTCACTTGTTGTATTATTAATCATAGATATTATAAAGTTCGGAAAGGCATTCACCAAATATTAcccaaaatacaaaataaaaGATAAAATTGGAGTTTATTTTCTGAATGATGTTTGTAGAATTTCGGATTTAGTGATTATCATATTTTTTGCTTGTATAATCGGATGCTATATTAGACTCTTTGGGTTTTTGAGTTTCATACACAACAATTCCGAGAGTCTAAATGTTATACAAACAAGACTTCGTTATGCAAGCGTAGTACAATCAATAAAACTAATACAGGATGTCATAATCTATTTTTTAACAGGTATTATAATTTTCGGattcatcttcaaaatttgtacaGTGAGAAAGTATATTCTCATTATTGGAACAATTCTCTTTGAATTGAAATTCCTCTATATGAGTGTTTTATTTTACTTGATTGTGACAACCTTTTCGTTAATTTTCTTTTTCTATTTTTTACCAAACGATTATGCTTCAGGTGAGTCGTAATCACTTCTTATTTTGTTATACAGGATTTTCTGACGAAAGTTTTATTTTGGAGAAATCCATGAAATTGGTACTGAGTAATTATCATTTCCCAAAAAGCTTTTCCGAAAAGTCGATACTTGAATCATTACTCTATCCAATACTTTGGGTTTCAAAAATTCTCTTGTTCAACATAGtttcatattttgtatGGTCAATTTGGCCAAAAGATAAtgagaaaaacaaaaatggCACTGAATTTGAAACTTTTGATGattacaaacattttttaaacACAGATTCTGGACTTCAGATTACTAGCATTTCAGAGGAACAGCTGGAAATCCTGCATAAAGACATAAAGAAAAACGCAGCTATAGAAACACataatatattttcaaagtttgAGGGATATAATGCTGAATATCTTCAATTTGGTTTGTTTAAAACACATTAATGTGAATACCGTAGGGGAAACCAAGGGGAAATTTATAGAATTTTTACATGATAATGTAGCCAATGAATTGGCTGACCTTCTAAAAACTAGCAATAATCTGGAGTTTCAAATAGGTATACTATCTAAACAAAATACAATACTCGAGGATATGTCATACAAACAGCTAGAAGACCAGATTTTGATGCTAGAAGAGGCACTTGCGGACAAATCAGAGGAACTAACATGTCTACTTGAGACATACAAAAGATAAAACGTTATTAAGCACAGATACaagaaatatttatacaCACGGATTGGGATGTTCCCACTCAGCTTATGATTCCATGACCTCTTGTTGAGAGCTcataatgcagtataatTTGATTCCAGCTatttattttgtaattaaaatgttataTTCATTTGTAATGTATAGAATTAGTGAATATGAAGTTTTATTCTGTATGGAATTACCTCGCGTTTGTTGGTACGGACCATCCGATGCCTATCGGAATTCCTCGCGGGTGTAATCTTGATAAACCATCAAAGCTTTATAGTTTTTACTCGTCTCAAAAAAAGAGTGGTGACGGGTGTGATACTAATGCTTTAATCGACGTTCCAATTGTTAATATTCCATTCAATACATCTAAACATATTAGAAAAACGCCTGGTGCTGATAAATACAACGATTTGTGCGTTAAAGAGCTATATTCACCCAAAAATACGAATGAAGATTTCTCATTGTCGTTCTATTCACAACCTCTGCTTTCTACTCTTTCTCGAGTTTTTTCCAAAGAAAATTTTCATGGTTTAAATAATTATCAAAAGGACCTATTCAATGAACTCTGTCTAGGGAAAGATGCACTAATTAATGCCGAAACATCGTCTGGAAAAACATTTGCCATCTTATTGTATATAGTACTTAGGTACTTCTACCAGATACCACAAGAACACCTGAAGGCTCTTGAGTTAAGTTTATTACTGCAAAAGATAAATAATATAAACAACACAACTTTGGAATACCAAAGACCTATTTATAAGAACACTGATCAGCGTGTATTCGTATTATGTCCAACCAAGGAATTAGCTATTCAATGTGCTCAGCAGGTAAATTTCCGATTTGAAACCAAATGTCTGTATAGATCATTAGTTTTtctgatggaaatgatgaaatagTTCAATTAATCATAGACGAATATGACCTCTGTCCA contains:
- a CDS encoding hypothetical protein (encoded by transcript BEWA_009650A), which translates into the protein MDYNVNFVHILNTYVDSVFTVSESREDSNDISGGQNLQEEHLDIPFFHKSAYFFFTALIVCLLIVLCALSINFKSLFMSNKSIKTAIEDLIAPNEVGYKKILHSLEHGYLQELNMSTSKSKGSMHNKTADIDIELDRLTETIKYRDIRTEFDVGSWLQFALIPSVVDGLNLYNRLLGETILLTFVRSDNEIFKYNIDKDMFKKHGTIFNSQFEVMDDNDSFDFTYKYQNDLENKHTQNASNYQYVQGNSVDEMLNSLMQGAGYLDIFPYFPLNSILSHDSTQLVSVDMLTHNVISGIISHISVGFNFTKLNNIVQGRSISDFIISKSIKISSFSISASTSCLIIYLLLLLIVILYFFYTFYIYRKYSKLFFYFDYVLEFTSKISLLLSLVLYNIIYGFRKSTMPRVHSIDCTSGYCIPSVRVGNDNIFDKNYISSTNFNVIRPKIEKAINITGIFCFFTLIAIISSSVLMWVFLNKKRKLTFLLKKYVFHLKIPFLSLICGISLSISLISSYSASETHILETSIISFWQHIINTFSLLSGVSDDLTSNFIAANNLNSSTLVIVALFISFYFGFLFFSSLLLAINPQKNAVILDTRKLDGPFDNFRLLQLQKGFAHVAHRIVTKYNVRIIRALINNQSTDTISLEEISSNYPSGEGSFKQSYTRKVCKCLCHALIIVGIIFYSLKEYKNNNMEQIISNSMSNTINERLFEWNYRFVFYSSVRYDLGVKKKYDDSSAIILIGNVRTILKNDRIIHRNDLLSILDENHIGKLFKQGQNGKLSFISSRYYIAPDNSPLLISFGLRSNPSAPLFSNFEILKNLTAHLISSNENYFGLKRLFSDGVNNFPDIVKHMDVEFNVVDSMCENKLYTAKLSMEFDDSGLLTYKVSVNDVLGLSIPHKPSKIFILGFFIITLLTLSLVVLLIIDIIKFGKAFTKYYPKYKIKDKIGVYFLNDVCRISDLVIIIFFACIIGCYIRLFGFLSFIHNNSESLNVIQTRLRYASVVQSIKLIQDVIIYFLTVRKYILIIGTILFELKFLYMSVLFYLIVTTFSLIFFFYFLPNDYASGFSDESFILEKSMKLVLSNYHFPKSFSEKSILESLLYPILWVSKILLFNIVSYFVWSIWPKDNEKNKNGTEFETFDDYKHFLNTDSGLQITSISEEQLEILHKDIKKNAAIETHNIFSKFEGYNAEYLQFGETKGKFIEFLHDNVANELADLLKTSNNLEFQIGILSKQNTILEDMSYKQLEDQILMLEEALADKSEELTCLLETYKR